A region from the Triplophysa rosa linkage group LG4, Trosa_1v2, whole genome shotgun sequence genome encodes:
- the LOC130553692 gene encoding formin-J-like — MLKTWIILAAASCAVSAVYTSRKQINHGDYLSLDLPERTDKLEFASADEETRITIWKQQIISPSKASKGTVYSSSDGWTFQLRHITFDDEGTYTLFNSWNTIISTYTVKVNTKRNMIECIPGETLSISLEGIKPVDATLRFHSNHSVVTLVENGNPVGNADPNYINRLKVTSERIKVLNVNVSDVGRYQLTDHKSRLVSNNTMILVDQHNFTPNKSLIALILLGIPGSICFCCRKRICKRCRNNKSQTDNDNTLNPLPESVPICHPVTDPSQGYTAGYPTLPDQGQNHFPPPNQGQTQYPPPDPSQIQYPPPPQWSGQPAVHPNPSFNPEYAPQNPVYPPGPVGPPAQPPQWNVSPNQYNPPAPVNYNPLMNSAPSGPQPTTYNITYNDSSTAASLLAPQPESDAPRVSVDVLNSSDSAGVHFDIDKGKSSTSNFL, encoded by the exons ATGCTGAAAACTTGGATCATTCTTGCAGCTGCTAGTTGTGCGG TCTCTGCAGTCTACACATCCCGGAAGCAGATAAACCATGGTGATTATTTGAGTCTGGATCTTCCCGAAAGGACAGATAAATTGGAGTTTGCTTCTGCTGATGAGGAAACCCGTATTACTATCTGGAAGCAGCAGATTATCTCACCTAGTAAAGCCAGTAAAGGCACGGTGTACTCCTCCAGTGATGGCTGGACCTTCCAACTCAGGCATATTACGTTTGATGACGAGGGAACATACACCCTGTTCAATTCGTGGAATACCATAATCTCCACCTACACGGTAAAGGTCAACA CCAAAAGAAACATGATTGAATGCATCCCAGGTGAAACCCTCAGCATATCTCTGGAAGGAATCAAACCGGTTGATGCCACTCTTCGCTTTCACAGCAACCATTCAGTTGTCACCCTGGTGGAGAACGGAAACCCTGTGGGTAATGCAGACCCAAACTACATCAACCGACTTAAAGTAACCAGTGAAAGGATCAAGGTGCTTAATGTCAACGTGTCAGATGTGGGCAGATACCAACTCACCGATCACAAAAGTCGACTTGTGTCAAACAATACAATGATATTAGTGG ATCAACACAATTTCACTCCAAATAAAAGTCTTATAGCTCTGATTCTTCTCGGGATTCCGGGGAGCATCTGCTTCTGCTGCAGGAAGAGAATCTGTAAAAGGTGTAGgaacaataaatcacaaacaGATAATGACAACACCCTCAATCCCCTGCCTGAGTCTGTACCAATCTGCCATCCAGTGACTGATCCCTCACAG GGTTATACGGCTGGCTATCCCACTCTTCCAGACCAGGGTCAGAATCACTTTCCTCCTCCAAACCAAGGTCAGACTCAATATCCTCCACCAGACCCAAGTCAGATTCAGTATCCTCCTCCACCACAATGGAGCGGACAACCTGCTGTTCATCCTAACCCT AGCTTTAATCCCGAGTATGCGCCACAGAACCCTGTTTATCCTCCTGGACCTGTAGGACCCCCAGCCCAGCCCCCCCAGTGGAATGTTTCTCCAAACCAGTACAACCCACCTGCACCTGTG AATTACAATCCACTGATGAACAGCGCTCCATCTGGGCCTCAACCCACAACatacaatataacatacaaTGACTCGTCTACTGCTGCATCACTGCTAGCACCTCAGCCCGAG TCTGATGCACCCAGAGTTTCCGTTGATGTCTTGAACTCCTCAGACTCAGCTGGTGTCCATTTTGACATTGACAAAGGGAAATCTTCCACCAGCAATTTCCTGTAG